From Betta splendens chromosome 3, fBetSpl5.4, whole genome shotgun sequence, the proteins below share one genomic window:
- the nfat5b gene encoding nuclear factor of activated T-cells 5 isoform X3, with translation MSKTGGGEAGPPLPPSAPRAPDAMSSSMTMDGPRSAFPTSSSSTLHASSSPCDQNPGQRSNVDPEAPRGSRAVPDAAGGDGGNGSDEPGDGRGVTSQEAPPHHQDDTTLDSEQSNSIWMDDTVSNFSIMSTVSYNDNTEVPRKSRKRTPRQRPGPKAARAEEASMDMFDADSAKGPHFVLSQLGPDNKTGPKGSSENPQTNNQKGGTLSMQYPQKSEGKELKILVQPETQHRARYLTEGSRGSVKDRVQQGYPTVKLEGVNEPALLQIFVGNDAGRVKPHGFYQACRVTGRNTTACKEVVIDGTTVIEVSLEPSNNMTLAVDCVGILKLRNADVEARIGLVGSKKKSTRARLVFRVNIPCADGSVLTLQTPSSPILCTQPAGLPEILKKSLHSCSVRGGEDVFIIGKNFLKDAKVIFHENVSDENSWKAEAEIDMELFHQNHLIVKVPPYQNQDIASGVCVGIYVLTNAGKSHDVQPFTYTPDPGPSTDGKAKHDVNVKKETRSPVKTCSFDKQMKVLDGALMPLVKREEVTPMEVTSNLQSSGQTEDLCPAQQNTDLSIGHLNKNIAFSNNLPPSASDPDKGQSPVFPNTEPLSTIQEQDIVATSSFPMPADSLLQQGAQQFILEPREGLGQERPGSSSGAVGRLCGEGVHQQQQLSLFPPDEVAQLEEAVRQLKAKGFCSLPLQSDGSMAKKQQQRIQHQHQIQGHQIQQHQHQIQEHQHQMQEHQIQQHQHQQQQIQLQQHQQQHQQIQQQQRVLESLQQQLFQSQIQMQCSMFQDAAQGKSTEQQSSSQGVVPNQGSLFQQAQQQQQQQQQQQQQQQQQTALFQQASDLLSIQTEYLQQTPSHPSPPMFHNSSPLGDAPDSQVQAALFQNTMTVLQSPEQQPSTPGLFLPQASLPTQLTPSSSQHQHQQQQQQQQQQQQQQQQQLAFLSALQAPAPEPQSVFQPQTQLSPIQQRGPMEQQQAGQLQSHTQPSQQASLFQNMSSHSSVNTLSQGQQQQQQQQQAGLLFCSSTPDQASGLMFSSQAQMPPLTSSSLVAQEPQNPSMLFSQASMVPASQQDRSEPMALGNPTDPRQQVMFQEQQPMQLGGSSSSQQEQPVGLFMPQSNMASLQGGLAQELAQSALFATQNGMASLQTTTSSPVQQPGALFQTAVSGSISQAGRPQQPGLFLFGMQNECGQLMNAQGNTLSDQIIAISQSGQNQRESDAHIQSLLSQSLSQSGSVQNNMAASQKIDDLLVSLQESGSSITRSY, from the exons ATGCCATGTCCTCCTCTATGACCATGGACGGCCCCCGCAGTGCTTttcccacctcctccagctcgaCCCTCCATGCCAGTTCCTCACCGTGTGACCAGAACCCGGGTCAGAGAAGCAATGTTGACCCAGAGGCCCCCCGGGGCAGCAGAGCCGTACCGGACGCTGCCGGAGGAGACGGTGGGAACGGTAGCGACGAGCCGGGAGACGGGAGAGGCGTCACATCCCAGGAGGCCCCGCCCCATCACCAG GATGACACAACCCTGGACTCGGAGCAGAGTAACAGCATCTGGATGGACGACACCGTCTCCAACTTCAGCATCATGAGCACCGTCTCCTACAACGACAACACGGAGGTGCCGCGAAAGTCCCGCAAGCGCACGCCTCGCCAGCGGCCTGGTCCTAAAGCCGCGCGTGCAGAGGAAGCCAGCATGGACATGTTCGATGCAGACAGCGCCAAGGGGCCACACtttgtcctgtcacagctcGGACCTGACAACAAGACCGGACCAAAAGGAAG CTCTGAGAATCCTCAGACAAACAACCAGAAAGGTGGAACTCTGTCAATGCAATACCCGCAGAAGAGTGAGGGGAAGGAGCTGAAGATCCTGGTCCAGCCGGAGACGCAGCACCGAGCTCGCTACCTGACGGAAGGCAGCCGGGGGTCGGTGAAGGACCGCGTCCAGCAGGGCTACCCCACCGTGAAG CTGGAGGGGGTGAACGAGCCGGCGCTCCTGCAGATTTTTGTGGGGAACGACGCCGGGCGCGTGAAGCCTCACGGGTTCTACCAAGCCTGCAGAGTGACAGGCCGCAACACTACCGCCTGCAAGGAGGTGGTGATCGACGGCACCACCGTCATCGAGGTGTCGCTCGAACCGAGCAACAACATGACGCTGGC GGTGGACTGCGTCGGGATCTTGAAGCTACGCAATGCGGATGTGGAGGCCCGCATTGGTCTGGTCGGCTCGAAGAAGAAGAGCACTCGCGCTCGCCTTGTGTTTCGTGTCAACATTCCCTGTGCAGACGGATCCGTGCTTACACTACAGACTCCCTCATCTCCAATCCTGTGTA CCCAACCTGCAGGGTTGCCCGAAATCCTGAAGAAGTCGCTGCACAGCTGTTCGGTGAGGGGCGGGGAGGACGTCTTCATCATCGGCAAGAACTTTCTTAAAGACGCTAAAGTCATTTTTCatgaaaatgtttcag ATGAGAATTCATGGAAGGCCGAGGCTGAAATTGACATGGAGCTGTTTCACCAG AACCACCTAATAGTGAAGGTTCCACCGTACCAGAACCAAGACATCGCCTCTGGAGTCTGCGTTGGAATCTATGTGCTGACAAATGCTGGAAAGTCTCATGACGTTCAACCTTTCACCTACACGCCAGATCCAG GACCCTCTACAGATGGGAAGG CAAAGCATGATGTTAACGTGAAGAAAGAGACGCGCTCCCCAGTGAAGACTTGCTCATTtgacaaacaaatgaaag TTTTGGATGGAGCCCTGATGCCTTTGGTGAAGAGAGAAGAAGTCACTCCGATGGAGGTGACCAGCAACCTCCAGTCTTCTGGG CAGACTGAGGACCTGTGTCCAGCCCAGCAGAACACAGACTTATCCATAGGACATCTAAACAAAAACATAGCATTCTCCAACAACCTCCCTCCGTCTGCATCGGACCCTGACAAAGGCCAGTCCCCGGTGTTTCCCAACACCGAGCCTTTAAGCACCATCCAGGAACAAGACATTGTTGCCACCAGCTCATTCCCTATGCCTGCAGATTCCCTGCTCCAGCAAGGTGCTCAGCAGTTCATTCTAGAGCCCAGAGAAGGCCTTGGCCAGGAGCGGCCAGGCAGCAGCTCTGGAGCCGTAGGAAGGCTGTGTGGGGAAGGTGTgcaccagcaacagcagctgtcCCTGTTCCCTCCAGACGAAGtggctcagctggaggaggcggtgAGACAACTTAAAGCCAAAGGCTTCTGTAGCTTGCCGCTGCAGTCCGACGGCTCCATGGccaagaagcagcagcaacgcattcagcatcagcatcagatcCAGGGGCATCAgatccagcagcatcagcatcagatcCAGGAGCATCAGCATCAGATGCAGGAGCATCAgatccagcagcatcagcaccagcagcaacagatccagctgcagcagcaccagcagcagcaccagcagatccagcagcagcagcgggtgcTGGAGAgcttacagcagcagctgtttcagtCTCAGATCCAGATGCAGTGCAGCATGTTTCAAGATGCTGCTCAGGGCAAGAGCACAGAACAGCAGAGCTCTTCACAAGGCGTCGTGCCCAACCAGGGCTCTCTGTTCCAGCAggctcaacagcagcagcagcagcagcagcagcagcagcagcagcagcagcaacaaacggCTCTCTTTCAGCAGGCGAGCGATCTGCTTTCCATTCAGACGGAATACCTCCAGCAGACGCCCTCTCACCCTTCGCCGCCCATGTTCCACAATTCCAGCCCTTTGGGTGACGCGCCGGATTCCCAGGTCCAGGCAGCTCTCTTCCAGAACACCATGACCGTACTGCAGTCTCCGGAGCAGCAGCCTTCAACCCCCGGGCTTTTCCTTCCCCAGGCCTCGCTACCAACCCAGCTTACACCCAGCAGCTCACAGcaccaacatcagcagcagcagcagcagcagcagcagcagcagcagcagcagcagcagcagctggcctTCCTCAGCGCGCTGCAGGCCCCTGCCCCGGAGCCGCAATCAGTGTTTCAGCCCCAGACTCAGCTCTCCCCCATCCAGCAGAGAGGCCCCATGGAGCAGCAGCAAGCCGGCCAGCTCCAGTCCCACACACAGCCATCCCAGCAGGCTTCCCTCTTTCAGAATATGTCCTCACATTCGTCTGTAAACACTCTCTCCcaaggccagcagcagcagcagcagcagcagcaggctggcctactgttctgcagctccacacCGGACCAAGCCTCCGGCCTCATGTTCAGCAGTCAGGCCCAAATGCCTCCTCTGACCAGCAGCAGTCTAGTAGCTCAAGAGCCCCAAAACCCCTCTATGCTCTTCTCCCAGGCCAGTATGGTGCCGGCCAGCCAGCAGGATCGCTCTGAGCCCATGGCCCTGGGGAACCCCACGGATCCACGGCAGCAGGTCATgtttcaggagcagcagcccaTGCAGCTTGGCGGCAGCTCAAGCAGCCAGCAGGAGCAGCCCGTGGGCCTCTTCATGCCTCAGTCCAACATGGCCTCCCTGCAGGGGGGCCTGGCCCAAGAGCTGGCGCAGTCAGCGCTGTTTGCCACACAGAACGGCATGGCGAGTCTCCAGACAACCACGTCTTCCCCCGTGCAGCAGCCAGGGGCTCTGTTTCAGACCGCCGTGAGTGGGAGCATCAGTCAGGCCGGCCGGCCCCAGCAGCCGGGTCTGTTCCTCTTCGGGATGCAGAACG AATGTGGCCAGTTGATGAACGCTCAAGGGAACACGCTGTCGGATCAGATCATAGCCATCAGCCAGTCTGGTCAGAACCAAAGGGAGAGCGACGCACACATCCAGTCCCTGCTCAGCCAGTCCCTGTCCCAGTCTGGGTCCGTGCAGAACAACATGGCCGCCTCTCAGAAGATCGACGACCTGCTCGTCAGCCTGCAGGAGTCGGGCAGCAGCATAACTCGTTCATACTAA
- the nfat5b gene encoding nuclear factor of activated T-cells 5 isoform X4: MPSDFSSLFSGDQDLNSPRSTCSKVYDLPPRDLQLPPFSTQTNTEAMSKTGGGEAGPPLPPSAPRAPDAMSSSMTMDGPRSAFPTSSSSTLHASSSPCDQNPGQRSNVDPEAPRGSRAVPDAAGGDGGNGSDEPGDGRGVTSQEAPPHHQVTPSKRRTVLNISPPPQDLFDDGHVSCQDDTTLDSEQSNSIWMDDTVSNFSIMSTVSYNDNTEVPRKSRKRTPRQRPGPKAARAEEASMDMFDADSAKGPHFVLSQLGPDNKTGPKGSSENPQTNNQKGGTLSMQYPQKSEGKELKILVQPETQHRARYLTEGSRGSVKDRVQQGYPTVKLEGVNEPALLQIFVGNDAGRVKPHGFYQACRVTGRNTTACKEVVIDGTTVIEVSLEPSNNMTLAVDCVGILKLRNADVEARIGLVGSKKKSTRARLVFRVNIPCADGSVLTLQTPSSPILCTQPAGLPEILKKSLHSCSVRGGEDVFIIGKNFLKDAKVIFHENVSDENSWKAEAEIDMELFHQNHLIVKVPPYQNQDIASGVCVGIYVLTNAGKSHDVQPFTYTPDPGPSTDGKAKHDVNVKKETRSPVKTCSFDKQMKVLDGALMPLVKREEVTPMEVTSNLQSSGQTEDLCPAQQNTDLSIGHLNKNIAFSNNLPPSASDPDKGQSPVFPNTEPLSTIQEQDIVATSSFPMPADSLLQQGAQQFILEPREGLGQERPGSSSGAVGRLCGEGVHQQQQLSLFPPDEVAQLEEAVRQLKAKGFCSLPLQSDGSMAKKQQQRIQHQHQIQGHQIQQHQHQIQEHQHQMQEHQIQQHQHQQQQIQLQQHQQQHQQIQQQQRVLESLQQQLFQSQIQMQCSMFQDAAQGKSTEQQSSSQGVVPNQGSLFQQAQQQQQQQQQQQQQQQQQTALFQQASDLLSIQTEYLQQTPSHPSPPMFHNSSPLGDAPDSQVQAALFQNTMTVLQSPEQQPSTPGLFLPQASLPTQLTPSSSQHQHQQQQQQQQQQQQQQQQQLAFLSALQAPAPEPQSVFQPQTQLSPIQQRGPMEQQQAGQLQSHTQPSQQASLFQNMSSHSSVNTLSQGQQQQQQQQQAGLLFCSSTPDQASGLMFSSQAQMPPLTSSSLVAQEPQNPSMLFSQASMVPASQQDRSEPMALGNPTDPRQQVMFQEQQPMQLGGSSSSQQEQPVGLFMPQSNMASLQGGLAQELAQSALFATQNGMASLQTTTSSPVQQPGALFQTAVSGSISQAGRPQQPGLFLFGMQNECGQLMNAQGNTLSDQIIAISQSGQNQRESDAHIQSLLSQSLSQSGSVQNNMAASQKIDDLLVSLQESGSSITRSY; the protein is encoded by the exons ATGCCATGTCCTCCTCTATGACCATGGACGGCCCCCGCAGTGCTTttcccacctcctccagctcgaCCCTCCATGCCAGTTCCTCACCGTGTGACCAGAACCCGGGTCAGAGAAGCAATGTTGACCCAGAGGCCCCCCGGGGCAGCAGAGCCGTACCGGACGCTGCCGGAGGAGACGGTGGGAACGGTAGCGACGAGCCGGGAGACGGGAGAGGCGTCACATCCCAGGAGGCCCCGCCCCATCACCAGGTGACGCCATCGAAGCGTCGCACCGTGCTCAACATCTCTCCACCGCCACAAGACCTTTTTGATGACGGCCACGTGTCCTGCCAGGATGACACAACCCTGGACTCGGAGCAGAGTAACAGCATCTGGATGGACGACACCGTCTCCAACTTCAGCATCATGAGCACCGTCTCCTACAACGACAACACGGAGGTGCCGCGAAAGTCCCGCAAGCGCACGCCTCGCCAGCGGCCTGGTCCTAAAGCCGCGCGTGCAGAGGAAGCCAGCATGGACATGTTCGATGCAGACAGCGCCAAGGGGCCACACtttgtcctgtcacagctcGGACCTGACAACAAGACCGGACCAAAAGGAAG CTCTGAGAATCCTCAGACAAACAACCAGAAAGGTGGAACTCTGTCAATGCAATACCCGCAGAAGAGTGAGGGGAAGGAGCTGAAGATCCTGGTCCAGCCGGAGACGCAGCACCGAGCTCGCTACCTGACGGAAGGCAGCCGGGGGTCGGTGAAGGACCGCGTCCAGCAGGGCTACCCCACCGTGAAG CTGGAGGGGGTGAACGAGCCGGCGCTCCTGCAGATTTTTGTGGGGAACGACGCCGGGCGCGTGAAGCCTCACGGGTTCTACCAAGCCTGCAGAGTGACAGGCCGCAACACTACCGCCTGCAAGGAGGTGGTGATCGACGGCACCACCGTCATCGAGGTGTCGCTCGAACCGAGCAACAACATGACGCTGGC GGTGGACTGCGTCGGGATCTTGAAGCTACGCAATGCGGATGTGGAGGCCCGCATTGGTCTGGTCGGCTCGAAGAAGAAGAGCACTCGCGCTCGCCTTGTGTTTCGTGTCAACATTCCCTGTGCAGACGGATCCGTGCTTACACTACAGACTCCCTCATCTCCAATCCTGTGTA CCCAACCTGCAGGGTTGCCCGAAATCCTGAAGAAGTCGCTGCACAGCTGTTCGGTGAGGGGCGGGGAGGACGTCTTCATCATCGGCAAGAACTTTCTTAAAGACGCTAAAGTCATTTTTCatgaaaatgtttcag ATGAGAATTCATGGAAGGCCGAGGCTGAAATTGACATGGAGCTGTTTCACCAG AACCACCTAATAGTGAAGGTTCCACCGTACCAGAACCAAGACATCGCCTCTGGAGTCTGCGTTGGAATCTATGTGCTGACAAATGCTGGAAAGTCTCATGACGTTCAACCTTTCACCTACACGCCAGATCCAG GACCCTCTACAGATGGGAAGG CAAAGCATGATGTTAACGTGAAGAAAGAGACGCGCTCCCCAGTGAAGACTTGCTCATTtgacaaacaaatgaaag TTTTGGATGGAGCCCTGATGCCTTTGGTGAAGAGAGAAGAAGTCACTCCGATGGAGGTGACCAGCAACCTCCAGTCTTCTGGG CAGACTGAGGACCTGTGTCCAGCCCAGCAGAACACAGACTTATCCATAGGACATCTAAACAAAAACATAGCATTCTCCAACAACCTCCCTCCGTCTGCATCGGACCCTGACAAAGGCCAGTCCCCGGTGTTTCCCAACACCGAGCCTTTAAGCACCATCCAGGAACAAGACATTGTTGCCACCAGCTCATTCCCTATGCCTGCAGATTCCCTGCTCCAGCAAGGTGCTCAGCAGTTCATTCTAGAGCCCAGAGAAGGCCTTGGCCAGGAGCGGCCAGGCAGCAGCTCTGGAGCCGTAGGAAGGCTGTGTGGGGAAGGTGTgcaccagcaacagcagctgtcCCTGTTCCCTCCAGACGAAGtggctcagctggaggaggcggtgAGACAACTTAAAGCCAAAGGCTTCTGTAGCTTGCCGCTGCAGTCCGACGGCTCCATGGccaagaagcagcagcaacgcattcagcatcagcatcagatcCAGGGGCATCAgatccagcagcatcagcatcagatcCAGGAGCATCAGCATCAGATGCAGGAGCATCAgatccagcagcatcagcaccagcagcaacagatccagctgcagcagcaccagcagcagcaccagcagatccagcagcagcagcgggtgcTGGAGAgcttacagcagcagctgtttcagtCTCAGATCCAGATGCAGTGCAGCATGTTTCAAGATGCTGCTCAGGGCAAGAGCACAGAACAGCAGAGCTCTTCACAAGGCGTCGTGCCCAACCAGGGCTCTCTGTTCCAGCAggctcaacagcagcagcagcagcagcagcagcagcagcagcagcagcagcaacaaacggCTCTCTTTCAGCAGGCGAGCGATCTGCTTTCCATTCAGACGGAATACCTCCAGCAGACGCCCTCTCACCCTTCGCCGCCCATGTTCCACAATTCCAGCCCTTTGGGTGACGCGCCGGATTCCCAGGTCCAGGCAGCTCTCTTCCAGAACACCATGACCGTACTGCAGTCTCCGGAGCAGCAGCCTTCAACCCCCGGGCTTTTCCTTCCCCAGGCCTCGCTACCAACCCAGCTTACACCCAGCAGCTCACAGcaccaacatcagcagcagcagcagcagcagcagcagcagcagcagcagcagcagcagcagctggcctTCCTCAGCGCGCTGCAGGCCCCTGCCCCGGAGCCGCAATCAGTGTTTCAGCCCCAGACTCAGCTCTCCCCCATCCAGCAGAGAGGCCCCATGGAGCAGCAGCAAGCCGGCCAGCTCCAGTCCCACACACAGCCATCCCAGCAGGCTTCCCTCTTTCAGAATATGTCCTCACATTCGTCTGTAAACACTCTCTCCcaaggccagcagcagcagcagcagcagcagcaggctggcctactgttctgcagctccacacCGGACCAAGCCTCCGGCCTCATGTTCAGCAGTCAGGCCCAAATGCCTCCTCTGACCAGCAGCAGTCTAGTAGCTCAAGAGCCCCAAAACCCCTCTATGCTCTTCTCCCAGGCCAGTATGGTGCCGGCCAGCCAGCAGGATCGCTCTGAGCCCATGGCCCTGGGGAACCCCACGGATCCACGGCAGCAGGTCATgtttcaggagcagcagcccaTGCAGCTTGGCGGCAGCTCAAGCAGCCAGCAGGAGCAGCCCGTGGGCCTCTTCATGCCTCAGTCCAACATGGCCTCCCTGCAGGGGGGCCTGGCCCAAGAGCTGGCGCAGTCAGCGCTGTTTGCCACACAGAACGGCATGGCGAGTCTCCAGACAACCACGTCTTCCCCCGTGCAGCAGCCAGGGGCTCTGTTTCAGACCGCCGTGAGTGGGAGCATCAGTCAGGCCGGCCGGCCCCAGCAGCCGGGTCTGTTCCTCTTCGGGATGCAGAACG AATGTGGCCAGTTGATGAACGCTCAAGGGAACACGCTGTCGGATCAGATCATAGCCATCAGCCAGTCTGGTCAGAACCAAAGGGAGAGCGACGCACACATCCAGTCCCTGCTCAGCCAGTCCCTGTCCCAGTCTGGGTCCGTGCAGAACAACATGGCCGCCTCTCAGAAGATCGACGACCTGCTCGTCAGCCTGCAGGAGTCGGGCAGCAGCATAACTCGTTCATACTAA